A window of Pantoea agglomerans contains these coding sequences:
- the mtgA gene encoding monofunctional biosynthetic peptidoglycan transglycosylase: MSKNKVNRWQRVKRAVIGAVVAIAAIWVAGIVLFSFLPVPFSAVMAERQIGAWLRGDFHYVAHADWVGHDEISPWMALAVIAAEDQKFPDHWGFDVDAIETALGSEGERMRGASTLSQQTAKNLFLWDGRSWVRKGLEAGLTVGIETVWTKRRILTVYLNIAEFGQGTFGVEAAAQRYFHKPASRLTIAEAALLAAVLPNPIRFRADAPSGYVRQRQQWIMRQMRQLGGEGFLQRHHLN; the protein is encoded by the coding sequence ATGAGCAAGAATAAAGTGAACCGCTGGCAGCGGGTTAAGCGTGCGGTTATCGGCGCGGTGGTGGCGATAGCAGCTATCTGGGTCGCGGGAATTGTGCTGTTTTCCTTTCTGCCGGTGCCGTTTTCAGCGGTGATGGCGGAACGGCAAATCGGTGCCTGGCTGCGCGGCGATTTTCACTATGTGGCGCACGCCGACTGGGTGGGCCACGACGAGATATCGCCCTGGATGGCGCTGGCGGTAATCGCTGCGGAGGATCAAAAATTCCCTGACCACTGGGGTTTTGACGTCGACGCGATTGAAACGGCGCTGGGCAGCGAAGGCGAACGCATGCGCGGCGCCTCGACGCTGTCGCAGCAAACGGCAAAAAACCTGTTTCTCTGGGACGGGCGTAGCTGGGTGCGCAAAGGGCTAGAGGCAGGATTAACGGTCGGCATCGAAACCGTCTGGACCAAGCGTCGCATCCTGACGGTCTATCTCAATATCGCTGAGTTTGGTCAGGGAACCTTCGGCGTGGAAGCGGCGGCGCAGCGCTATTTTCATAAGCCGGCCAGCCGCCTGACGATTGCAGAAGCGGCGCTGCTGGCGGCGGTACTGCCCAATCCTATCCGTTTTCGCGCCGATGCGCCCTCAGGCTATGTGCGACAGCGTCAGCAGTGGATTATGCGCCAGATGCGCCAGCTGGGCGGAGAGGGCTTTTTACAGCGCCATCATCTTAACTAG
- the arcB gene encoding aerobic respiration two-component sensor histidine kinase ArcB — protein sequence MKQIRLLAQYYVDLMVKLGLVRFSLLLASALVVLAMIVQMAVTMVLRGHVESIDVVRSVFFGLLITPWAVYFLSVVVDQLEESRQRLSRLVDKLEEMRTRDLELNQQMKETITQLNQEITDRIKAEQAREQVMDKLREEMARREQAQIELEQQSSFLRSFLDASPDLVFYRNIDKQFSGCNRAMELLTGKSEKQLIGLTPRDIYDDDAATKVLETDEKVFRHNVSLTYEQWLQYPDGRKACFEIRKVPYYDRVGKRSGLMGFGRDITERKRYQDALENASREKTTFISTISHELRTPLNGIVGLSRILLDTDLNQEQLKYLKTIHVSAITLGNIFNDVIEVDKIERRKVQLDNQPLDFTGFLADLENLSGLLAQPKGLKFVMAPQLPLPHKICADGTRLRQILWNLIGNAVKFTQQGEIVVRVAYEPNETLRFEVEDSGQGIPQEEQDKIFAMYYQVKDQHGGKPATGTGIGLAVSRRLAQAMGGDITVRSAPGQGSCFTVLIKAPRVAEEVEDDSRDDSMPLPALHVLLVEDIELNVIVARSVLEKLGCSVEVAMTGQAALEMFDPLEFDLALLDIQLPDMTGLDVSRAIHQRYPDASLPPLVALTANVLKDKKEYLEAGMDDVLSKPLSVPALTAMIKKFWDHQSDEADAAHPESDDKRRTLLDVPMLEQYIELVGPGLITQSLTMFEQMMPGYLEVLDSNLMARDQKGIAEEGHKIKGAAGSVGLQHLQQVAKQIQSPELPAWWDNVGEWVEELKHEWRHDVQVLRDWVAEREK from the coding sequence ATGAAACAGATTCGCCTGCTGGCGCAGTATTATGTTGATTTGATGGTTAAGCTGGGACTGGTGCGTTTTTCGCTGCTGCTGGCGTCAGCGCTGGTGGTGCTGGCGATGATAGTACAGATGGCGGTGACCATGGTGCTGCGCGGGCATGTCGAGAGCATCGACGTGGTGCGCTCGGTATTCTTCGGACTGCTGATTACGCCCTGGGCGGTCTACTTTCTCTCTGTTGTGGTCGATCAGCTGGAGGAGTCGCGTCAGCGTCTGTCGCGGCTGGTGGACAAGCTGGAAGAGATGCGCACCCGCGATTTAGAGCTGAACCAGCAGATGAAAGAGACCATCACCCAGCTCAATCAGGAAATTACCGATCGTATTAAGGCGGAGCAGGCGCGCGAACAGGTAATGGATAAGCTGCGCGAAGAGATGGCTCGCCGCGAGCAGGCGCAGATAGAACTGGAGCAGCAATCCTCGTTTCTCCGCTCGTTCCTCGACGCCTCGCCCGATCTGGTGTTCTACCGCAATATCGACAAGCAGTTCTCCGGCTGTAACCGCGCCATGGAGCTGCTGACCGGCAAAAGCGAAAAGCAGCTGATTGGCCTGACGCCGCGCGATATCTATGACGACGACGCCGCGACGAAAGTGCTGGAGACGGATGAGAAGGTTTTCCGCCATAACGTCTCGCTCACCTATGAACAGTGGCTGCAATACCCGGACGGACGCAAGGCCTGTTTTGAAATCCGTAAGGTGCCTTACTACGACCGCGTCGGCAAGCGCAGCGGGCTGATGGGCTTCGGCCGCGATATTACCGAGCGTAAGCGCTACCAGGACGCCCTGGAGAACGCCAGCCGGGAGAAAACCACCTTTATCTCTACTATCAGCCACGAGCTGCGTACGCCGCTTAACGGCATTGTCGGCCTGAGCCGCATTCTGCTCGATACCGATCTCAATCAGGAGCAGCTGAAATACCTGAAAACCATTCACGTTTCAGCAATTACGCTCGGCAACATCTTTAACGACGTTATCGAAGTCGACAAGATCGAGCGCCGCAAAGTGCAGCTGGATAACCAGCCGCTCGACTTCACCGGCTTCCTGGCGGATCTGGAGAACCTGTCCGGGCTGCTGGCGCAGCCGAAAGGGCTGAAGTTCGTTATGGCACCCCAGCTACCGCTGCCGCACAAAATTTGCGCCGACGGCACGCGCCTGCGCCAGATCCTGTGGAACCTGATCGGCAATGCGGTGAAGTTCACCCAGCAGGGCGAAATCGTGGTGCGCGTCGCCTACGAGCCGAACGAGACGCTGCGCTTTGAGGTGGAAGACTCCGGACAGGGCATTCCGCAGGAGGAGCAGGATAAAATTTTCGCCATGTACTATCAGGTAAAAGATCAGCATGGCGGCAAGCCGGCGACCGGCACCGGCATCGGCCTGGCGGTATCGCGCCGTCTGGCGCAGGCGATGGGCGGCGATATCACCGTGCGCAGCGCGCCGGGACAGGGCTCCTGCTTTACCGTGCTGATTAAGGCGCCGCGCGTGGCGGAAGAGGTCGAGGATGACAGCAGAGACGACAGCATGCCGCTGCCGGCGCTGCACGTTTTGCTGGTGGAAGATATCGAGCTGAACGTGATTGTGGCGCGCTCGGTGCTGGAGAAGCTTGGCTGCAGCGTTGAGGTTGCCATGACTGGCCAGGCCGCGCTGGAGATGTTCGACCCGCTGGAGTTCGATCTCGCCCTGCTCGATATCCAGCTGCCGGATATGACCGGACTCGACGTTTCGCGCGCTATCCATCAGCGCTATCCAGACGCCAGCCTGCCGCCGCTGGTGGCGCTGACCGCCAACGTGCTCAAGGACAAGAAAGAGTACCTGGAGGCGGGTATGGACGACGTGCTGAGTAAGCCGCTCTCGGTTCCGGCGCTGACCGCGATGATTAAGAAGTTCTGGGATCACCAGAGCGACGAGGCTGACGCTGCCCACCCGGAAAGCGACGACAAGCGACGCACGCTGCTGGATGTGCCGATGCTGGAGCAATATATCGAACTGGTTGGTCCCGGCCTGATTACGCAGAGCCTGACGATGTTTGAACAGATGATGCCTGGCTATCTGGAGGTGCTCGATTCGAATCTGATGGCGCGCGATCAAAAAGGCATTGCGGAAGAGGGACACAAAATCAAAGGCGCTGCGGGATCGGTAGGGCTACAGCATCTGCAACAGGTTGCGAAACAGATCCAGAGCCCGGAGCTGCCGGCATGGTGGGACAACGTAGGTGAATGGGTGGAAGAGTTAAAGCACGAGTGGCGACATGACGTTCAGGTGCTGCGCGACTGGGTAGCGGAAAGAGAAAAGTAG
- the gltB gene encoding glutamate synthase large subunit, producing MLYDKSLEKDNCGFGLIAHIEGEPSHKVVRTAIHALARMQHRGAILADGKTGDGCGLLLQKPDRFFRVVAEEKGWRLAKNYAVGMLFLSHDEEEAQASRRIVEEEVVRETLSVVGWRDVPVNQDVLGEIALSSMPRIQQLFINAPAGWRPRDMERRLYMARRRAEKRIEQTDDKAFYICSFSNQVNIYKGLCMPADLPRFYLDLADLRLESAICLFHQRFSTNTVPRWPLAQPFRYMAHNGEINTIAGNRQWARARAYKFNTPLIPDLQNAGPFVNETGSDSSSMDNMLELFLNGGMDLVRAMRLLVPPAWQNNPDMDPELRAFFDFNSMHMEPWDGPAGIVMSDGRYAACNLDRNGLRPARYVITKDKLITCASEVGIWDYQPDEVVEKGRVGPGELMVIDTRIGRILHSAETDHDLKSRHPYKEWMEKNVKRLVPFEDLPDNQVGSRELNDPLLATYQKQFGYSSEELDTIIRVLGENGQEAVGSMGDDTPFAVLSSRPRIIYDYFRQQFAQVTNPPIDPLRENHVMSLATSIGREMNVFCEAEGQAHRVSFKSPILLWSDFNQLTTLEGEYYRADTLDCTFDPATQTLEQAVHALCDEAERMVRNGTVLLVLSDRAIAENRLPVPAPMIVGAVQTRLVEKSLRCDANIIVETASARDPHHFAVLLGFGATAIYPYLAYESLAKMVDSNVIEKDYRAVMLNYRNGINKGLYKIMSKMGISTIASYRCSKLFEAVGLHADVSSLCFQGVVSRISGASFADFQQDLTNLAKRAWLQRKPLDQGGLLKYVYGGEYHAYNPDVVGTLQRAVESGEYSDYQAYAKLVNERPVATLRDLLALQPGTGAVHIDDVEPASELFKRFDTAAMSIGALSPEAHEALAEAMNSLGGYSNSGEGGEDPARYGTSKVSRIKQVASGRFGVTPAYLANADVIQIKVAQGAKPGEGGQLPGDKVTPYIAKLRYSVPGVTLISPPPHHDIYSIEDLAQLIFDLKQVNPKAMISVKLVSEPGVGTIATGVAKAYADLITIAGYDGGTGASPLSSVKYAGCPWELGLVETQQALVSNGLRHKIRLQVDGGLKTGLDIIKAAILGAESFGFGTGPMVALGCKYLRICHLNNCATGVATQDDKLRKNHYHGLPFKVTNYFEFIARETRELMASLGVKRLTDLIGRTDLLKELDGFTAKQQNLDLSSLLKTATPMPGKALHCTEGSNPPFDKGELNKALHDQAMPFVEARQSKTFFFDIRNTDRSVGATLSGAIAAIHGDQGLAADPIRAHFSGTAGQSFGVWNAGGVELTLTGDANDYVGKGMAGGMLAIRPPVGSAFRSHEATIAGNTCLYGATGGKLFAAGRAGERFAVRNSGAITVVEGIGDNGCEYMTGGIVCVLGRTGVNFGAGMTGGFAYVLDEDGEFRKRVNPELVEVLNVDELAIHEEHLRGLITEHVQHTGSSRGEEILANWPLWSSRFALVKPKSSDVKALLGHRSRSAAELRVQAQ from the coding sequence ATGTTGTATGACAAATCCCTTGAAAAGGATAACTGTGGTTTCGGCCTCATCGCCCATATAGAAGGCGAACCTAGCCATAAGGTAGTGCGTACCGCAATCCACGCGCTGGCCCGTATGCAACACCGTGGCGCGATCCTTGCCGACGGCAAGACCGGCGACGGCTGTGGTCTGTTATTACAAAAACCTGACCGCTTCTTCCGCGTTGTCGCGGAGGAGAAGGGCTGGCGCCTGGCAAAAAATTACGCCGTAGGCATGCTGTTCCTCAGCCATGATGAGGAAGAGGCTCAGGCGAGCCGCCGCATTGTGGAAGAGGAAGTGGTCCGTGAAACCCTCTCTGTGGTCGGCTGGCGCGACGTGCCGGTCAATCAGGACGTGCTGGGAGAGATTGCCCTCTCCTCTATGCCGCGCATTCAGCAGCTGTTTATTAACGCCCCGGCCGGCTGGCGTCCGCGCGATATGGAGCGTCGCCTTTATATGGCGCGTCGCCGTGCGGAAAAGCGCATTGAGCAGACCGACGATAAAGCGTTCTACATTTGCAGCTTCTCAAACCAGGTCAATATCTATAAAGGCCTGTGTATGCCGGCTGACCTGCCGCGCTTCTATCTCGATCTGGCGGACCTGCGTCTGGAATCGGCTATCTGCCTGTTCCACCAGCGCTTCTCCACCAACACCGTGCCGCGCTGGCCGCTGGCGCAGCCGTTCCGCTATATGGCACATAACGGCGAAATCAACACCATTGCCGGTAACCGTCAATGGGCGCGCGCCCGCGCCTACAAATTCAACACGCCGCTGATCCCCGATCTGCAGAACGCCGGGCCGTTCGTCAATGAAACCGGCTCCGACTCCAGCTCGATGGACAACATGCTGGAGCTGTTCCTGAACGGCGGCATGGACCTGGTGCGCGCGATGCGCCTGCTGGTGCCGCCCGCCTGGCAGAACAACCCGGATATGGATCCAGAGCTGCGCGCCTTCTTCGACTTTAACTCCATGCATATGGAGCCGTGGGATGGCCCGGCGGGCATTGTAATGTCCGACGGCCGCTACGCCGCCTGTAACCTTGACCGTAACGGTCTGCGTCCGGCGCGCTACGTCATCACCAAAGACAAGCTGATCACCTGCGCCTCAGAAGTGGGCATCTGGGATTATCAGCCAGACGAAGTGGTGGAAAAAGGCCGCGTCGGCCCAGGCGAGCTGATGGTAATCGACACCCGCATCGGCCGCATTCTCCATTCGGCGGAAACTGACCACGATCTCAAGAGCCGCCATCCCTACAAAGAGTGGATGGAGAAAAACGTTAAGCGTCTGGTACCGTTCGAAGATCTGCCTGATAACCAGGTCGGCAGCCGCGAGCTGAACGATCCGCTGCTGGCAACTTACCAGAAGCAGTTCGGCTACAGCAGCGAAGAGCTTGATACCATTATTCGCGTACTGGGCGAGAACGGCCAGGAAGCGGTCGGCTCGATGGGCGACGACACGCCGTTTGCCGTGCTCTCCAGCCGCCCGCGCATTATTTATGACTATTTCCGCCAGCAGTTCGCGCAGGTCACCAACCCGCCGATCGATCCGCTGCGCGAAAATCACGTTATGTCGCTGGCCACCAGCATCGGTCGCGAGATGAATGTCTTCTGCGAAGCGGAAGGCCAGGCGCATCGCGTCAGCTTTAAGTCCCCTATCCTGCTCTGGTCTGACTTTAATCAGCTGACCACTCTGGAAGGTGAATACTATCGCGCCGATACGCTCGACTGCACCTTCGACCCGGCGACGCAGACCCTGGAACAGGCAGTGCACGCGCTGTGCGACGAGGCGGAGCGTATGGTGCGCAACGGCACCGTGCTGCTGGTGCTCTCCGATCGCGCCATCGCCGAAAACCGCCTGCCGGTTCCGGCACCGATGATCGTCGGCGCGGTGCAGACGCGTCTGGTAGAGAAAAGCCTGCGCTGCGACGCCAACATTATCGTTGAGACCGCCAGCGCGCGCGATCCGCACCACTTCGCCGTCCTGCTCGGCTTTGGCGCGACCGCGATTTATCCTTACCTGGCCTATGAATCGCTGGCGAAGATGGTCGACAGCAACGTTATCGAAAAAGATTACCGCGCCGTGATGCTGAACTACCGTAACGGCATCAATAAAGGCCTGTATAAGATCATGTCCAAAATGGGCATCTCGACCATCGCCTCCTATCGCTGCTCGAAACTGTTTGAAGCGGTGGGCCTGCATGCGGATGTATCCAGCCTCTGCTTCCAGGGCGTGGTCAGCCGCATCAGCGGCGCCAGCTTCGCCGACTTCCAGCAGGATCTGACCAACCTGGCGAAGCGTGCCTGGCTGCAGCGCAAGCCGCTGGATCAGGGCGGCCTGCTGAAGTATGTCTACGGCGGCGAGTATCACGCCTATAACCCGGACGTGGTGGGGACGCTGCAACGCGCCGTAGAAAGCGGCGAATACAGCGACTATCAGGCCTATGCGAAGCTGGTAAACGAGCGTCCGGTCGCGACGCTGCGCGATCTGCTGGCGCTGCAGCCTGGCACCGGCGCAGTGCATATCGACGACGTCGAGCCGGCCAGCGAGCTGTTTAAACGCTTTGATACCGCAGCGATGTCTATCGGCGCGCTCAGCCCGGAGGCGCATGAGGCGCTGGCCGAAGCGATGAACTCCCTCGGCGGCTACTCTAACTCCGGCGAAGGCGGCGAAGATCCGGCGCGCTACGGCACCAGTAAAGTGTCGCGTATCAAACAGGTCGCCTCGGGCCGCTTCGGCGTCACGCCAGCCTACCTGGCCAACGCCGACGTGATCCAGATTAAAGTGGCGCAGGGCGCGAAGCCAGGCGAAGGCGGTCAGCTGCCGGGCGACAAAGTCACGCCCTACATCGCGAAGCTGCGCTACTCGGTGCCGGGCGTCACGCTGATTTCGCCGCCGCCGCATCACGATATCTACTCGATTGAAGATCTGGCGCAGCTGATTTTCGACCTGAAGCAGGTTAACCCCAAAGCGATGATTTCGGTGAAGCTGGTCTCGGAGCCAGGCGTTGGCACCATCGCCACCGGCGTGGCGAAAGCCTATGCCGACCTGATCACCATCGCCGGCTATGACGGCGGCACCGGCGCCAGCCCGTTAAGCTCGGTGAAATATGCGGGCTGCCCGTGGGAGCTTGGCCTGGTGGAAACCCAGCAGGCGCTGGTCTCCAACGGTCTGCGCCACAAGATCCGTCTACAGGTCGACGGCGGCCTGAAAACCGGCCTCGACATTATTAAAGCGGCGATCCTCGGCGCAGAGAGCTTCGGCTTCGGCACCGGGCCGATGGTGGCGCTGGGCTGTAAATATCTGCGTATCTGTCACCTGAACAACTGCGCAACTGGCGTAGCGACCCAGGACGACAAGCTGCGTAAGAACCACTATCACGGCCTGCCCTTCAAGGTAACTAACTACTTTGAATTTATCGCGCGCGAAACCCGCGAGCTGATGGCCAGCCTGGGCGTGAAGCGTCTGACTGACCTTATCGGCCGCACCGATCTGCTGAAAGAGCTGGATGGCTTCACCGCCAAGCAGCAGAACCTGGATCTCTCGTCGCTGCTGAAAACCGCGACGCCGATGCCGGGCAAAGCGCTGCACTGCACCGAAGGCAGCAACCCGCCTTTCGACAAGGGCGAGCTGAATAAAGCGCTGCATGACCAGGCGATGCCGTTTGTGGAAGCGAGACAGAGCAAGACGTTCTTCTTTGATATTCGCAACACCGACCGCTCCGTAGGCGCGACGCTCTCTGGTGCTATCGCGGCGATCCACGGCGATCAGGGCCTGGCGGCAGATCCGATCCGCGCGCACTTTTCCGGCACCGCCGGTCAGAGCTTCGGCGTGTGGAACGCAGGCGGCGTCGAACTGACGCTGACCGGCGACGCCAACGACTACGTCGGCAAGGGAATGGCGGGCGGCATGCTGGCGATTCGTCCGCCGGTAGGCTCCGCGTTCCGTAGCCATGAGGCGACCATTGCGGGCAACACCTGCCTTTATGGCGCGACGGGCGGCAAGCTGTTCGCCGCAGGCCGCGCGGGCGAGCGTTTCGCGGTGCGCAACTCGGGCGCGATCACGGTAGTCGAGGGGATCGGCGACAACGGATGTGAATATATGACCGGCGGCATCGTCTGCGTGCTGGGCCGCACCGGCGTTAACTTCGGCGCTGGCATGACGGGCGGCTTCGCCTACGTGCTGGATGAAGACGGTGAGTTCCGCAAGCGCGTCAACCCGGAGCTGGTAGAAGTGCTCAACGTCGACGAGCTGGCGATCCATGAAGAGCACCTGCGCGGTCTGATCACCGAGCATGTGCAGCACACCGGCTCCAGCCGTGGCGAAGAGATCCTCGCCAACTGGCCGCTCTGGTCGTCGCGCTTCGCGCTGGTTAAACCGAAGTCCAGCGACGTTAAAGCGTTGCTGGGTCACCGCAGTCGTTCCGCAGCCGAGCTGCGCGTGCAGGCACAGTAA
- a CDS encoding glutamate synthase small subunit: MSQNVYQFIDLQRVDPPKKPLKIRKIEFVEIYEPFSDSQVKAQADRCLSCGNPYCEWKCPVHNYIPNWLKLANEGRIIEAAELSHQTNSLPEVCGRVCPQDRLCEGSCTLNDEFGAVTIGNIERYINDKAMEMGWRPDMSHVKPTGKRVAIIGAGPAGLACADVLTRNGVKAVVYDRHPEIGGLLTFGIPSFKLEKEVMIKRRELFTEMGIEFQLNTEVGRDVQMSDLVNAYDAVFLGVGTYQSMRGGLENEDAPGVYDALPFLIANTKHTMGFAQQDDQPYINMEGKRVVVLGGGDTAMDCVRTSIRQGATHVTCAYRRDEANMPGSKREVKNAREEGVEFQFNVQPLGIEINASGRVSGVKVARTEMGQPDAAGRRRAEIVAGSEHVLPADAVVMAFGFRPHKMEWLADFSVELDGQGRIIAPEQAESAFQTSNPKIFAGGDAVRGSDLVVTAIAEGRKAAEGIMDYLEV; this comes from the coding sequence ATGAGTCAAAACGTCTATCAATTTATCGACCTGCAGCGCGTTGATCCGCCAAAGAAGCCGCTGAAAATTCGTAAAATTGAGTTTGTAGAAATTTATGAGCCCTTTTCTGACAGCCAGGTGAAGGCGCAGGCCGATCGCTGTCTCTCCTGCGGTAACCCTTACTGCGAGTGGAAGTGTCCGGTTCACAACTACATCCCTAACTGGCTGAAGCTGGCGAACGAAGGCCGCATTATTGAAGCGGCGGAGCTGTCGCATCAGACCAACAGCCTGCCGGAAGTCTGCGGACGCGTCTGTCCGCAGGACCGTCTGTGCGAAGGTTCCTGCACCCTGAACGATGAGTTCGGCGCGGTCACCATCGGCAATATCGAGCGCTACATCAACGATAAAGCGATGGAGATGGGCTGGCGGCCAGATATGTCGCACGTTAAACCGACCGGCAAGCGCGTGGCGATTATCGGCGCGGGTCCGGCGGGCCTCGCCTGTGCGGACGTGCTGACGCGCAACGGCGTTAAAGCGGTGGTTTACGATCGCCATCCAGAAATCGGCGGCCTGCTGACCTTCGGCATTCCGTCGTTCAAACTGGAAAAAGAGGTGATGATCAAACGCCGCGAGCTCTTTACCGAAATGGGCATTGAGTTCCAGCTGAATACGGAAGTGGGCCGCGACGTGCAGATGAGCGACCTGGTGAATGCCTATGACGCGGTCTTCCTCGGCGTCGGCACCTATCAGTCGATGCGCGGCGGGCTGGAGAACGAGGATGCGCCGGGCGTCTATGACGCGCTGCCGTTCCTGATCGCCAATACCAAACACACCATGGGCTTTGCGCAGCAGGACGATCAGCCCTACATAAATATGGAAGGCAAGCGCGTGGTGGTGCTGGGCGGTGGCGATACCGCGATGGACTGCGTACGCACCTCTATCCGTCAGGGTGCGACGCACGTCACCTGCGCCTATCGCCGCGACGAAGCCAACATGCCAGGTTCAAAACGCGAGGTGAAAAACGCGCGTGAAGAGGGCGTAGAGTTTCAGTTTAACGTGCAGCCGCTGGGCATCGAAATCAACGCCAGCGGTCGCGTCAGCGGCGTAAAAGTGGCGCGCACCGAGATGGGCCAGCCGGATGCGGCAGGACGTCGCCGCGCGGAGATCGTGGCCGGCTCCGAGCATGTACTGCCCGCAGACGCGGTCGTTATGGCGTTTGGCTTCCGTCCGCACAAAATGGAGTGGCTGGCCGACTTCAGCGTAGAGCTGGACGGTCAGGGACGCATTATCGCGCCGGAACAGGCTGAAAGCGCCTTCCAGACCAGCAACCCGAAAATCTTCGCCGGCGGCGATGCGGTGCGCGGTTCGGATCTGGTGGTAACGGCGATTGCCGAAGGGCGCAAAGCCGCCGAAGGCATCATGGACTATCTGGAAGTGTAA
- the sspB gene encoding ClpXP protease specificity-enhancing factor produces the protein MEMSQLSARRPYLLRAFYDWLLDNQLTPHLVVDINLEGVQVPLEYARDGQIVLNIAPRAVGNLELGNDEVRFNARFGGVPRQVSVPMAAILAIYARENGAGTMFEPEPAYELGVQDAEEAPVDPVMSVIDGDRPDDAPEEDPSPDDDPPPRGNRPSLRVVK, from the coding sequence ATGGAAATGTCGCAACTCTCAGCCCGCCGTCCTTACCTGCTGCGCGCCTTTTACGACTGGTTGCTCGACAACCAGCTAACGCCGCATCTGGTGGTCGACATCAATCTGGAAGGGGTTCAGGTGCCGCTGGAATACGCGCGCGATGGACAGATTGTGCTGAACATTGCGCCGCGTGCGGTGGGTAATCTGGAGCTGGGCAATGACGAAGTGCGCTTCAACGCGCGTTTCGGCGGCGTGCCGCGCCAGGTCTCGGTGCCGATGGCTGCGATTCTGGCGATCTACGCGCGGGAAAACGGCGCGGGCACCATGTTTGAGCCGGAGCCGGCCTACGAGCTGGGCGTGCAGGACGCTGAAGAGGCGCCGGTCGATCCTGTTATGTCAGTGATCGATGGTGACCGCCCGGACGACGCTCCTGAAGAGGATCCCTCGCCGGATGACGATCCGCCGCCGCGCGGCAATCGCCCGTCGCTGCGCGTGGTGAAATAG
- the sspA gene encoding stringent starvation protein SspA has translation MAVAANKRSVMTLFSGPTDIFSHQVRIVLAEKGVSVEIEQVEMDNLPQDLIDLNPYRTVPTLVDRELTLYESRIIMEYLDERFPHPPLMPVYPVARGESRLMMHRVEQDWYSLMHIIEKSSGQEAEAARKQLREELLAIAPLFARTPFFMSEEFSLVDCYLAPLLWRLPSMGIDLAGAGSKELKGYMNRVFERDSFLASLTEAEREMRLQARG, from the coding sequence ATGGCTGTCGCTGCCAACAAACGTTCGGTAATGACGCTGTTTTCCGGTCCTACTGACATTTTCAGCCATCAGGTACGCATCGTACTGGCTGAAAAAGGCGTTAGTGTAGAGATCGAGCAGGTCGAAATGGATAACCTGCCGCAGGATCTGATTGACCTCAACCCGTATCGCACTGTGCCGACGCTGGTAGATCGCGAACTGACGCTGTATGAATCGCGTATCATCATGGAGTACCTGGACGAGCGCTTCCCGCATCCGCCGCTGATGCCGGTCTACCCGGTTGCGCGCGGCGAAAGCCGTCTGATGATGCACCGCGTCGAGCAGGACTGGTATAGCCTGATGCACATCATTGAAAAAAGCAGCGGTCAGGAAGCGGAAGCCGCGCGCAAGCAGCTGCGCGAAGAGCTGCTGGCAATTGCGCCGCTGTTCGCCCGCACCCCGTTCTTTATGAGCGAAGAGTTTAGCCTGGTAGACTGCTACCTGGCACCGCTGCTGTGGCGTCTGCCGTCAATGGGCATCGATCTGGCTGGCGCCGGTTCGAAAGAGCTGAAAGGCTACATGAATCGCGTATTTGAGCGTGACTCTTTCCTCGCTTCACTGACGGAAGCGGAACGTGAAATGCGCCTGCAAGCCCGGGGCTAA
- the rpsI gene encoding 30S ribosomal protein S9 gives MAETQNYGTGRRKSSTARVFIKPGSGNIVINQRSLEQYFGRETARMVVRQPLELLDLVGKFDLYVTVKGGGISGQAGAIRHGITRALMEYDESLRAELRKAGFVTRDARQVERKKVGLRKARRRPQFSKR, from the coding sequence ATGGCTGAAACTCAAAACTACGGCACTGGTCGCCGCAAAAGCTCCACCGCTCGCGTATTTATCAAGCCGGGCAGTGGCAACATCGTTATCAACCAACGTTCTCTGGAACAGTATTTCGGTCGCGAAACTGCCCGCATGGTAGTTCGTCAGCCGCTGGAGCTGCTGGACCTGGTTGGTAAATTCGATCTGTACGTCACCGTTAAAGGTGGTGGTATTTCTGGTCAGGCAGGTGCGATCCGTCACGGCATCACCCGCGCTCTGATGGAGTACGACGAATCTCTGCGTGCTGAACTGCGTAAAGCGGGCTTCGTTACCCGTGACGCGCGTCAGGTTGAACGTAAGAAAGTCGGTCTGCGTAAAGCACGCCGTCGTCCGCAGTTCTCCAAGCGTTAA